A window of Eubacteriaceae bacterium ES3 contains these coding sequences:
- a CDS encoding xanthine phosphoribosyltransferase: MELLEERIRTEGTVKDGGILKVDAFLNHQLDISLFEEMGKEFSRRFAGEGVNKILTIETSGIAIAACAAKYFDYCPVVFGKKAVSLNLDDEIYFSDVYSYTKQQSYKIMVSQKYLGPNDRILIIDDFLANGKAVESLEEIIRQAGASLVGVGIAIEKGFQGGGDALRAQGVHLESLAIVESMSVEDGISFRSQSGEMNE, from the coding sequence ATGGAGTTATTAGAAGAAAGAATCAGAACTGAGGGAACGGTCAAAGACGGTGGTATTTTAAAGGTTGATGCTTTTTTGAATCATCAACTTGATATAAGCCTGTTTGAAGAAATGGGAAAAGAGTTCTCCAGACGCTTTGCCGGAGAGGGAGTCAATAAAATTTTGACGATAGAGACATCAGGGATTGCGATCGCTGCTTGTGCGGCGAAATACTTTGACTATTGTCCGGTGGTTTTTGGGAAAAAGGCAGTGTCATTAAACCTGGATGACGAAATTTATTTCAGTGATGTCTACTCATATACAAAACAGCAGTCATATAAAATTATGGTTTCCCAGAAATATTTAGGCCCTAATGATCGCATTTTGATTATTGATGATTTTCTGGCAAACGGCAAGGCCGTCGAGAGCCTGGAAGAAATAATCAGACAGGCTGGAGCAAGTCTTGTAGGTGTGGGAATCGCGATCGAAAAAGGCTTTCAGGGCGGTGGAGATGCCTTAAGAGCACAAGGAGTCCATCTGGAATCCTTGGCGATTGTGGAGTCCATGAGTGTTGAAGACGGGATCAGTTTTCGCAGTCAGTCTGGAGAAATGAATGAATAA
- the fusA gene encoding elongation factor G: MKTYPTKNIRNILILGHGGSGKTTLTEALAFNAGVVDRMGKIEEGNTLSDFDQEEKKRHFSISSSVVPIEFGGHKINLIDGPGYFDFIGDAFAALRVADAVVIVVDALSGVQVGTEKAFELLQKENIPGFIVVNKMDRENTEFSSVMDQLKEKFGNKVLPFELPMGEGENMEGVINIVDMTGRERKDNRCFDVEVPEAMKEELMPYREMIMESVAQTSEELMDKYFEGEELTRNEIHAGIRQGVLDGELLPVLCTSATLNIGVETLENMLIEYLPSPGDQKFEMGIDPRDNKEIERKCSNTEPFSALVFKTIADPYVGKLSIFKVMSGVLDHSIEIYNSTREVKEKANHIYMLRGNKQIEVEKLESGDIGAFSKLAETITGDTLCTQKNPIVYEKINFPKPIISMAIEPKTKADIDKLATGLHRLQEEDPTMLVNRNKETKQTLISGLGEMHLEIISHKLSNKFGVDVNLVDMKVPYRETIRKKATAEGKHKKQSGGSGQFGHVYIDFEPGADPNAPFEFVDKVVGGSVPRNFIPAVEKGLEACMNEGVLAGYPVTGVKATLFDGSYHAVDSDEMSFKMAATLAYRKGMKDASPVLLEPIYHVEIIVPDEYMGDIMGDLNKKRGRIMGMEPTEGDKQKILAEAPLAEMFKYATELRSMTQARGEFSMEFVRYEEAPVIIADKVIAAAHKE, encoded by the coding sequence ATGAAAACGTATCCAACAAAAAATATCCGAAACATTCTGATATTGGGTCATGGGGGAAGCGGTAAAACCACTTTGACTGAAGCTCTGGCATTTAATGCAGGTGTGGTTGATCGTATGGGTAAAATAGAAGAAGGCAATACTCTTTCTGACTTTGATCAGGAAGAAAAGAAAAGACATTTTTCCATTTCTTCATCAGTGGTCCCTATAGAATTTGGCGGTCATAAAATAAACCTCATCGACGGTCCTGGTTATTTTGATTTTATTGGGGATGCTTTTGCAGCACTTCGTGTAGCAGATGCAGTTGTCATCGTAGTGGACGCTTTATCAGGGGTTCAGGTTGGAACAGAAAAAGCTTTCGAACTCTTACAGAAAGAAAACATTCCGGGTTTTATTGTGGTCAATAAAATGGATCGTGAAAACACTGAATTTTCTTCCGTTATGGATCAGTTAAAAGAAAAATTCGGAAATAAGGTCCTTCCCTTTGAATTGCCAATGGGAGAAGGCGAAAATATGGAAGGTGTCATTAATATCGTTGACATGACCGGTAGAGAAAGAAAAGATAATCGTTGCTTTGATGTTGAAGTCCCTGAAGCGATGAAGGAAGAACTTATGCCATACCGGGAAATGATTATGGAATCAGTGGCACAAACCAGCGAAGAACTGATGGACAAATATTTTGAAGGTGAAGAACTGACCAGAAATGAAATCCATGCCGGGATTAGGCAGGGTGTTCTTGATGGTGAATTATTGCCGGTTTTATGTACGTCAGCAACACTAAACATCGGGGTTGAAACCCTGGAAAATATGCTCATTGAATACCTGCCATCGCCAGGTGACCAGAAGTTTGAAATGGGAATAGATCCCCGAGACAATAAAGAGATTGAACGAAAATGTTCGAACACGGAACCTTTTTCTGCTTTGGTTTTTAAAACAATTGCCGATCCATATGTGGGTAAATTGTCAATTTTTAAAGTCATGTCTGGGGTTTTGGATCATTCCATTGAAATCTATAATTCTACCCGGGAAGTTAAGGAAAAAGCCAATCATATATATATGCTGCGCGGTAATAAACAGATTGAAGTGGAAAAGCTGGAATCAGGCGATATTGGAGCCTTTTCCAAGCTTGCTGAAACAATTACCGGAGATACCTTGTGTACCCAGAAGAACCCAATTGTTTATGAAAAAATTAATTTTCCCAAACCAATTATCTCAATGGCTATCGAACCTAAAACCAAGGCCGATATTGATAAACTGGCAACCGGGCTTCACCGGCTCCAGGAAGAAGATCCGACCATGCTGGTAAACCGAAATAAGGAAACCAAACAAACGCTTATATCAGGCTTAGGTGAAATGCATCTGGAAATTATTTCACACAAGCTCAGTAATAAATTTGGAGTTGACGTTAATCTGGTTGATATGAAAGTACCATATCGGGAAACAATCAGAAAGAAAGCCACTGCTGAAGGAAAGCATAAAAAGCAGTCTGGAGGAAGTGGGCAGTTTGGCCATGTTTATATTGATTTTGAGCCTGGAGCTGATCCAAACGCTCCCTTTGAGTTTGTCGATAAAGTCGTTGGTGGCTCAGTTCCCCGAAACTTTATTCCGGCAGTCGAAAAGGGACTGGAAGCCTGTATGAATGAGGGAGTGCTGGCAGGTTATCCGGTAACCGGTGTAAAGGCAACCTTGTTTGACGGGTCTTATCATGCAGTAGATTCCGATGAAATGTCTTTTAAAATGGCTGCCACTCTGGCTTACAGAAAAGGTATGAAAGATGCTTCACCAGTATTGCTGGAACCCATCTATCATGTTGAGATTATTGTCCCTGATGAATATATGGGTGATATCATGGGTGATTTGAATAAAAAACGTGGTCGAATTATGGGAATGGAACCAACAGAAGGCGACAAACAAAAGATTTTGGCTGAAGCACCACTGGCGGAAATGTTTAAGTATGCTACCGAGCTAAGATCTATGACCCAGGCCCGCGGTGAGTTTTCAATGGAATTTGTTCGTTATGAAGAAGCGCCAGTAATTATCGCAGATAAAGTTATTGCTGCTGCACACAAAGAGTAA
- a CDS encoding SigB/SigF/SigG family RNA polymerase sigma factor yields MKYDRKISKEDARELFLQYEQTRERELRDRLIENYLYIPRILSRKYGHKSGDNDDIYQVACLGLMYAVERFDVKRGYEFDTFATPTIIGEIKRYYRDREWLIRIPRKVQDLNREINQTRALLEHKLMRSPTISEIADYMEISEEAIIRAMESSNAYYPKSLSMEYESNQDGQEVTLMDLLGNLDNNMENVENIDMLKSKIKDLNPVEKIIVEQRFFRGKTQKEVAELINKSQMTVSRIEKKVMLKLKEDL; encoded by the coding sequence ATGAAGTATGACAGAAAAATCAGTAAGGAAGATGCCAGAGAATTGTTTCTTCAGTATGAACAAACAAGAGAGCGTGAGCTGAGGGATCGCCTAATTGAAAATTATCTCTATATTCCCAGGATTTTATCCCGCAAATATGGGCATAAAAGTGGAGATAATGATGATATTTATCAGGTTGCCTGTCTGGGTCTAATGTATGCGGTAGAGCGTTTTGATGTTAAACGTGGCTATGAATTTGATACATTTGCCACACCAACTATTATTGGTGAGATAAAAAGATATTATAGAGATCGCGAGTGGCTGATTCGGATTCCCAGAAAAGTACAGGATTTGAATCGGGAAATCAATCAGACCAGGGCCTTGCTTGAGCATAAACTCATGCGGTCGCCAACGATTTCTGAAATAGCTGATTATATGGAGATTTCTGAGGAAGCCATTATCAGAGCGATGGAAAGTTCCAATGCTTATTATCCTAAGTCTTTATCAATGGAATACGAAAGCAATCAGGATGGACAGGAAGTAACCCTGATGGATCTCTTGGGAAATCTGGATAATAACATGGAAAATGTCGAAAACATTGATATGCTCAAAAGTAAAATAAAAGATCTTAACCCGGTCGAAAAAATTATAGTTGAGCAGCGTTTTTTTAGAGGTAAGACTCAAAAAGAGGTTGCTGAGCTGATTAATAAATCTCAAATGACAGTTTCCCGTATTGAAAAGAAAGTTATGCTAAAATTGAAAGAAGATCTATGA
- a CDS encoding ATP-binding protein, with the protein MDSITLILPAKPEYVSLARLTIASVANNMGFSIGDVEDLKVAVSEACTNALNHSQNENGTYELTYVVEDGTLTFTVSDNGMGFEPDSVMAPKLDGEQIGGFGLFIIKSLMDQVEIVSRRGLGTSIKMVKNRTVCNEV; encoded by the coding sequence ATGGATAGTATTACACTTATATTACCGGCTAAACCTGAATATGTCAGCCTAGCCAGACTGACCATTGCCTCGGTTGCCAATAATATGGGGTTTTCAATTGGGGATGTTGAAGATCTGAAAGTGGCGGTTTCTGAAGCTTGCACAAACGCCCTTAATCATAGCCAGAATGAAAATGGGACCTATGAGCTGACTTATGTAGTAGAGGATGGCACATTAACATTTACAGTCAGTGATAACGGAATGGGATTTGAACCGGATTCTGTGATGGCACCAAAGCTTGATGGTGAACAGATTGGTGGATTTGGATTGTTTATTATCAAATCACTGATGGATCAGGTAGAAATCGTCAGCCGGAGAGGTTTGGGAACCTCAATTAAAATGGTTAAAAATCGAACGGTCTGCAATGAAGTATGA
- a CDS encoding STAS domain-containing protein: MGMNEEQATVTIKGEVDIYSVDQFRESIEKSINQKKSKIILDCTELSYIDSTGMGVLIEMRNKTRELGQNMIVKNPRPNVKKLLALTGVDKIIEIIENTGSK, from the coding sequence ATGGGTATGAATGAGGAGCAGGCTACTGTCACGATTAAAGGTGAAGTGGACATTTATTCGGTCGATCAATTCAGAGAATCCATTGAAAAATCGATCAATCAGAAGAAATCAAAAATAATTCTTGATTGTACAGAATTATCTTATATCGACAGTACTGGAATGGGCGTTCTCATAGAAATGAGAAATAAAACCAGAGAGCTGGGACAGAATATGATCGTGAAAAACCCGAGACCAAATGTAAAAAAATTACTCGCTTTAACTGGTGTAGATAAGATTATTGAAATCATTGAGAACACTGGCTCAAAGTAA
- a CDS encoding DUF948 domain-containing protein gives MITLNFSMWELAVLLIGISFVVGAVYLVKLLKNLAATVESTNRLMEENRIALHNIIANADSITKSSAEVLEKTNDMVDEVEGAFNVIKSDVIDPVVKSAAMLKKVLGVLQSSKFSKKSKE, from the coding sequence ATGATAACTTTAAATTTTAGCATGTGGGAACTGGCAGTCTTACTCATTGGAATTTCTTTTGTAGTGGGAGCTGTTTATCTGGTTAAACTTTTAAAAAACCTGGCTGCGACTGTTGAATCAACCAATCGGTTGATGGAGGAGAATCGCATCGCTTTGCACAATATTATCGCTAATGCAGACAGTATCACCAAATCGTCAGCTGAAGTTCTGGAAAAAACAAATGACATGGTTGATGAAGTGGAAGGTGCTTTCAATGTAATAAAATCTGATGTGATTGATCCTGTCGTAAAGAGTGCCGCAATGCTGAAAAAGGTATTAGGTGTCCTTCAATCATCCAAATTTTCCAAAAAGAGTAAAGAGTAA
- a CDS encoding YtxH domain-containing protein codes for MSCGKNNKLFFVGGLFLGTVIGGTLGILLAPSSGDETRKKIHEGTGEVLGNAYDQAMEYGENLKEQFQDMQDQVTDKMNQYKNKIESKIQEIQDEVEQDIEELSEELEALEKEEAEVAAEAEEAFEEDEETKE; via the coding sequence ATGAGCTGTGGTAAGAATAACAAACTGTTTTTTGTCGGAGGTTTATTTTTAGGTACTGTTATTGGAGGAACTCTGGGTATTTTATTGGCGCCATCATCAGGGGATGAAACCAGAAAAAAAATCCATGAAGGAACGGGTGAAGTTCTGGGGAATGCCTATGATCAGGCTATGGAATATGGTGAAAATTTAAAAGAACAGTTCCAGGATATGCAGGATCAGGTTACTGATAAAATGAACCAGTACAAGAATAAGATAGAAAGTAAAATTCAGGAAATCCAGGATGAAGTGGAACAGGATATTGAGGAACTCAGTGAAGAATTAGAAGCTCTTGAAAAAGAAGAAGCAGAAGTAGCGGCTGAAGCTGAAGAAGCTTTCGAAGAAGACGAAGAAACAAAGGAATAG
- a CDS encoding HPr family phosphocarrier protein: MVKQEVTVLNATGLHARPASMFVQTAGKFKSKIYVIKEGNSINAKSIMGIMAGGISQGTTIEVSAEGPDEQEAVDALVQLINDKFGE, translated from the coding sequence ATGGTTAAACAGGAAGTAACAGTTTTAAATGCGACAGGCTTACACGCTCGTCCAGCGTCAATGTTTGTTCAGACCGCAGGTAAATTCAAATCAAAAATCTATGTGATTAAAGAAGGAAATTCTATTAATGCCAAAAGTATAATGGGAATTATGGCTGGTGGTATTTCTCAGGGGACTACTATTGAAGTTTCTGCTGAAGGTCCAGACGAGCAGGAAGCAGTCGATGCCCTTGTTCAATTGATCAATGATAAATTTGGTGAATAA
- the ptsP gene encoding phosphoenolpyruvate--protein phosphotransferase has protein sequence MLIKEGIIASPGIAIAKAIVYEKVSFEIRKDLASDANKEITRLKDALKDSYTQLMKIKDKAVEELGEEEGAIFEAHAMVLEDPEFVEGIEAEISENGYFAEYAVELVMKRFYDIFDAMDDPYFRARAADIKDVGMRVIRNILGITQTDLSSLSENAIIIADDLTPSDTAQMDKQKVSGFATNIGSRTSHTAIMARSLEIPAVLGLCDITSKVKTGDMVVVDGIDGLVAINPSEDELKDYLEKQEKYLADVAELSKLKDQEAVTLDGRKVELVGNIGEPGDVAGVIKNGGKGVGLYRTEFLYMNSESMPGEEKQLAAYRSVLEAFPDGPVIIRTLDIGGDKKLPYLPLEEELNPFLGLRAVRLCFRELDLFKVQLKAILRASVYGNAHIMFPMISSISEVRQAKAILKECMNELAEAEIPFDKDVKVGVMIEIPSAAITADIIAKEVDFFSIGTNDLCQYTLAVDRMNQEVSYLYDPFNPAILRLIKQVTSASNGDPEFFSGMCGEMAGDPLAAMLLLGLGLFEFSMSALAIPRIKKMIRSVNYEDARKMADFALNLESGEEVQKYIKNTLKELNISI, from the coding sequence ATGTTAATTAAGGAAGGAATTATTGCATCGCCAGGCATAGCAATTGCAAAAGCGATTGTTTACGAGAAAGTTAGTTTTGAAATCAGGAAAGACCTGGCTTCTGACGCTAACAAGGAAATTACAAGATTAAAAGATGCCTTGAAAGACAGCTATACTCAGCTGATGAAGATTAAGGATAAAGCTGTAGAGGAGTTAGGAGAAGAAGAAGGCGCAATTTTTGAAGCCCATGCTATGGTTCTGGAAGATCCGGAATTCGTTGAAGGCATTGAAGCTGAAATCAGTGAAAACGGATACTTTGCAGAATATGCTGTAGAACTTGTGATGAAACGTTTCTATGATATTTTTGATGCCATGGATGATCCCTATTTTCGTGCACGAGCTGCAGATATTAAAGACGTGGGTATGCGGGTTATTCGCAACATCCTGGGAATTACTCAGACCGATCTTTCATCGCTTTCTGAGAACGCTATTATTATAGCTGATGATCTGACGCCTTCAGATACAGCGCAAATGGATAAGCAGAAAGTGTCAGGGTTTGCTACAAATATCGGTAGCCGAACCTCACATACTGCGATTATGGCCAGAAGCCTTGAGATTCCGGCAGTCTTAGGATTATGTGATATAACATCAAAGGTAAAAACAGGGGATATGGTGGTCGTCGACGGAATTGACGGTTTAGTAGCCATAAATCCTTCCGAGGACGAGTTAAAGGACTATCTTGAAAAACAGGAAAAATACCTGGCTGATGTTGCTGAGCTAAGTAAACTGAAGGATCAGGAAGCGGTCACTCTTGACGGGCGAAAAGTAGAGCTGGTGGGTAATATCGGCGAGCCCGGCGATGTCGCTGGTGTCATCAAAAATGGCGGTAAAGGTGTCGGCCTTTATCGGACTGAGTTCTTATATATGAATTCGGAGTCTATGCCGGGTGAGGAAAAGCAGCTGGCTGCATACCGGTCTGTACTGGAAGCTTTTCCAGATGGTCCAGTAATCATCAGAACATTGGATATCGGTGGCGATAAGAAATTGCCATATCTGCCACTGGAAGAGGAGTTAAACCCCTTCTTAGGACTAAGGGCTGTACGTTTGTGTTTTAGAGAACTTGATCTGTTTAAGGTACAGTTGAAGGCTATCTTAAGAGCCAGTGTTTACGGGAATGCGCATATTATGTTTCCAATGATTTCTTCGATTAGTGAGGTCAGACAAGCCAAGGCCATATTGAAGGAATGCATGAATGAACTTGCGGAAGCAGAGATACCTTTTGATAAAGATGTTAAAGTAGGCGTGATGATTGAAATCCCTTCAGCTGCTATTACAGCTGATATTATTGCTAAGGAAGTGGACTTCTTTAGTATTGGTACTAATGACCTTTGTCAGTATACCCTTGCTGTCGATCGGATGAATCAGGAGGTATCCTATTTATATGATCCTTTTAATCCCGCAATTTTAAGACTGATTAAGCAGGTGACCTCAGCCAGTAATGGCGATCCCGAATTTTTTTCCGGGATGTGCGGAGAAATGGCGGGAGATCCTTTAGCAGCAATGCTATTGTTGGGCTTAGGACTTTTTGAGTTTAGTATGTCGGCCTTAGCAATCCCACGAATAAAAAAAATGATTCGCAGTGTAAACTATGAAGATGCCAGGAAAATGGCAGATTTTGCACTAAATTTGGAATCAGGTGAAGAAGTTCAAAAATACATTAAAAATACATTAAAAGAGTTAAACATTTCAATTTAG
- the recR gene encoding recombination mediator RecR, translated as MSAYPQTLERLIQELSKLPGIGEKTAQRLAFHIINLPSEDISQLSSAIHAAKDRIMLCDHCFNITDKETCDICSDPKRDQATICVVQNSRDIYAIEKTREYNGLYHVLHGAISPLDGVGPQDIKARELLLRIGNNEIKEVIMATNATVEGEATAMYLGNLITPLGVSVTRLAKGIPIGADLEYTDEITIIKAFEGRSKL; from the coding sequence ATGAGTGCTTATCCTCAAACTCTGGAAAGACTGATTCAGGAGTTGTCCAAGCTACCGGGAATTGGTGAAAAAACTGCTCAACGTCTGGCCTTTCATATCATTAATTTGCCGTCTGAGGATATTAGCCAGCTATCATCGGCAATCCATGCAGCAAAGGATCGCATCATGCTGTGTGACCATTGCTTTAATATTACTGATAAAGAGACGTGCGATATCTGCAGTGATCCAAAACGGGATCAGGCTACAATTTGTGTAGTTCAAAACAGCAGGGATATCTATGCCATTGAAAAAACCAGAGAATACAATGGGCTGTACCATGTCCTTCATGGAGCAATCTCGCCGCTTGATGGAGTTGGTCCGCAGGATATAAAAGCAAGAGAATTGCTTTTAAGAATTGGTAATAATGAGATAAAGGAAGTTATCATGGCAACGAACGCAACTGTTGAAGGGGAGGCGACGGCTATGTATCTCGGTAACCTGATTACACCATTAGGGGTATCTGTGACACGTCTGGCCAAAGGGATTCCCATCGGGGCAGACCTTGAGTATACGGATGAAATTACCATTATTAAAGCTTTTGAAGGAAGAAGTAAATTGTAA
- a CDS encoding YbaB/EbfC family nucleoid-associated protein, with protein MAKRKMPGGMGGGNMNNMMKQVQKMQQDMAKLQSELEEKEVEATAGGGVIKVVATGKKTISSISISPEAVDEDDLEMLEDLVMAAVNEALVKADEMVNSEMSKITGGMNIPGLM; from the coding sequence ATGGCTAAAAGAAAAATGCCCGGTGGGATGGGCGGTGGAAATATGAATAATATGATGAAACAGGTTCAGAAAATGCAACAGGATATGGCAAAACTACAGTCCGAACTTGAAGAAAAAGAAGTTGAAGCAACTGCTGGTGGTGGTGTGATCAAAGTTGTAGCGACTGGTAAAAAGACAATCTCATCGATCAGTATTTCGCCTGAAGCTGTGGACGAAGACGATCTGGAAATGTTGGAAGATCTCGTAATGGCGGCTGTCAATGAAGCACTAGTAAAGGCGGATGAAATGGTCAACAGTGAAATGTCAAAAATTACTGGAGGAATGAATATTCCAGGTTTAATGTAA
- the dnaX gene encoding DNA polymerase III subunit gamma/tau produces the protein MSYLALYRKYRPKTFDEVVGQESIIKILKNQIKYDRIGHAYLFSGIRGTGKTSLAKVFAKAVNCPHNHDGNPCNVCEVCTKLDSSGVMDIIEIDGASNRGVDEIREIREKVKYPPVIGRYKVYIIDEVHMLTKEAFNALLKTLEEPPEHIIFILATTEPQKCPNTILSRCQRFEIRPISTRLIVDQLKKISDDLRLTISEESLFFVAERGEQSMRDALSIMDQIIDLKDEKGIIQYSDLLDFLGMAAQDRINELVGNILKRNPEEVIKNLRDLEDGGKESALIMEQLIKTLRDLLIIKTTGQLRNKILKTDEKTLSAFDTLAQAADFNLFVNMIDFLIQEKNKLKYNSLQNLILEIACLKLCEFEATPKAVAEKNEFSEFSKSKTAISPGVRVYPIESRQAKPNTLSGKEQTDSGLGESDKEKVIVPVTEDKELAKNENQDEKVKSVSGKKLFDKLCKQIGPAQCMFLKKAHPDYDGQVFTIAFSEEDRNYISFINTPERIADFEKILKDETSQDIKVIVTVEKEDFSELDLAEKTRRIINDPAIEIIGD, from the coding sequence ATGAGTTATTTAGCATTATATAGAAAATATCGTCCGAAGACCTTTGATGAGGTAGTTGGACAGGAAAGTATTATAAAAATATTAAAAAATCAGATAAAATATGATCGGATAGGTCATGCTTATCTATTCTCTGGAATAAGAGGAACAGGTAAAACGTCGCTGGCCAAGGTTTTTGCGAAAGCAGTCAACTGTCCTCATAATCATGACGGTAATCCCTGTAATGTTTGTGAAGTATGTACTAAACTTGATTCCTCCGGCGTTATGGATATAATCGAAATTGATGGTGCTTCGAATCGAGGCGTGGATGAAATCCGAGAAATTCGTGAGAAGGTCAAGTATCCGCCTGTGATTGGCAGATATAAAGTCTATATCATCGATGAGGTGCATATGCTTACAAAGGAAGCTTTTAATGCGCTTTTAAAAACTCTGGAAGAGCCTCCTGAACACATCATTTTTATACTCGCGACGACTGAACCGCAGAAATGTCCTAACACTATCTTGTCACGTTGTCAGCGTTTTGAAATCAGACCAATATCAACGCGTCTAATTGTCGACCAACTCAAAAAAATCAGTGATGATTTAAGGCTCACAATTTCTGAGGAAAGTCTTTTCTTTGTCGCCGAGAGAGGTGAGCAATCGATGCGGGATGCCCTAAGTATAATGGATCAGATTATTGATTTAAAAGACGAAAAGGGAATAATTCAATATAGCGATCTTTTAGATTTTCTGGGGATGGCAGCTCAAGATAGAATAAACGAGCTGGTAGGAAATATTCTTAAACGAAATCCGGAAGAAGTAATTAAAAATCTTAGAGATCTGGAAGATGGTGGTAAAGAAAGTGCTTTAATTATGGAACAGTTGATTAAAACACTAAGAGATCTTTTAATCATTAAAACGACTGGTCAACTAAGAAATAAAATTTTAAAAACTGATGAAAAAACACTCAGTGCTTTTGACACTTTGGCACAAGCTGCTGATTTTAATCTTTTTGTTAATATGATAGATTTTTTAATTCAGGAAAAAAATAAACTTAAATATAATAGTCTGCAAAATCTCATTTTAGAGATAGCATGCCTGAAATTATGCGAATTTGAAGCAACCCCAAAAGCAGTAGCTGAAAAAAATGAGTTTTCGGAATTTAGTAAGTCTAAGACTGCAATTTCGCCGGGGGTTAGAGTTTACCCTATAGAATCTCGACAAGCCAAGCCAAATACCTTGTCAGGAAAAGAGCAGACAGATAGTGGGTTGGGAGAAAGTGACAAAGAGAAAGTAATCGTCCCGGTTACTGAGGACAAAGAGTTAGCTAAAAATGAAAATCAGGATGAAAAAGTCAAATCGGTTTCTGGAAAAAAATTATTCGATAAACTCTGCAAGCAGATTGGTCCTGCACAATGTATGTTTTTAAAAAAAGCCCATCCAGATTATGATGGCCAGGTTTTTACAATCGCTTTTTCAGAAGAAGATCGTAACTATATCAGCTTTATCAATACTCCGGAGCGAATTGCTGATTTTGAAAAAATTCTAAAAGATGAAACCTCACAGGATATTAAGGTTATTGTCACAGTTGAGAAGGAAGACTTTTCTGAGCTCGATCTGGCAGAAAAAACACGTCGAATTATTAATGACCCAGCGATTGAAATTATTGGAGATTAA
- a CDS encoding BMC domain-containing protein, producing the protein MKKAVGFMEFKSIPVGIEATDEMLKSGNVELLMASPLCPGKYVSIIGGDVGAVEASIQHGSQIGGIHMLEAYVIPNIHEDVLPAMLGAGEIGDVKSLGIVETINAISSVQIGDICAKASNVELLEIRIARGLGGKGFVLITGEISSVKTAIETAKNELAESNLITSYSVIASPHKDTKKILF; encoded by the coding sequence TTGAAAAAAGCAGTTGGTTTTATGGAATTTAAAAGCATTCCAGTCGGAATTGAAGCCACCGATGAAATGTTAAAATCCGGAAATGTTGAGCTGCTCATGGCCTCACCGCTTTGTCCTGGTAAATACGTCAGTATTATCGGTGGAGATGTGGGCGCTGTGGAAGCATCAATACAACACGGTAGTCAAATCGGCGGAATTCATATGCTGGAAGCCTATGTGATCCCAAATATTCACGAAGACGTTTTGCCGGCTATGCTTGGCGCAGGTGAAATCGGGGATGTTAAGTCACTGGGAATTGTTGAAACGATTAATGCAATTTCTTCAGTTCAGATTGGTGATATTTGTGCGAAAGCATCTAATGTCGAACTTTTAGAAATCAGAATTGCAAGAGGCTTGGGTGGAAAAGGCTTTGTATTAATCACGGGTGAAATTTCTTCTGTTAAAACAGCTATCGAAACGGCGAAAAACGAATTAGCAGAATCAAACCTGATAACAAGTTATTCTGTTATCGCTTCGCCTCATAAGGATACTAAAAAAATCTTGTTTTAA